One window from the genome of Dyella sp. A6 encodes:
- a CDS encoding YihY family inner membrane protein → MSQRFNRDRVQSLGRYLWRRFLDDKCFETAGALSYTTLVSLVPLMVAGLAMFSVFPVFAGARDTLLNYVFKNFVPAAGEHVQTALQAFASNASQLTGISILLMLFSAISMMVSIEDRLNRIWRVSCPRRWGSRLLLYWAALTLGPILVVGGLVASSYVTALPLLHETVSQLGIGGMVLRILPFAATFVTLWLLYAVVPNRRVPYREASIGALLGAILFEVARWGFRLFVQSGHTYQQIYGKALAVLPIFLLWIYLSWVIVILGASIAASIASFEYRPAAKALPRDAEFLGLLTVLWHFVAAQRAGRSTDPAQVQLIEPGLHGTNVVACFDVLQRAGLIQRSESGGWLLSRSLDGVDLLHVYNYCDYRLPLEPAKEAAALELDLPAPLLALLEELAQTLRETLGARLDQAYPAGCSPHSVEESV, encoded by the coding sequence ATGTCCCAGCGTTTCAACCGCGATCGTGTCCAGAGCCTTGGCCGCTACCTGTGGCGCCGGTTTCTGGACGACAAATGCTTCGAGACGGCGGGTGCGCTGTCCTACACCACGCTGGTGTCGCTGGTGCCGTTGATGGTGGCTGGCCTGGCGATGTTCTCGGTATTTCCGGTATTTGCCGGCGCGCGCGACACCTTGCTGAATTACGTCTTCAAGAACTTCGTGCCAGCGGCTGGCGAGCATGTGCAGACCGCGCTGCAGGCATTCGCCAGCAATGCCAGCCAGCTCACCGGCATCAGCATCCTGCTGATGCTGTTCAGCGCGATCTCGATGATGGTGAGCATCGAGGACCGGCTCAACCGGATCTGGCGGGTCAGTTGCCCGCGCCGCTGGGGCTCGCGGCTGCTGTTGTACTGGGCAGCGCTGACGCTGGGCCCGATCCTGGTGGTGGGTGGGCTGGTGGCCAGTTCGTACGTGACCGCGCTGCCGCTGTTGCACGAGACCGTCAGCCAGCTCGGCATCGGCGGCATGGTGTTGCGCATACTGCCGTTCGCGGCGACCTTCGTGACGCTGTGGCTGCTGTACGCGGTCGTGCCGAACCGGCGCGTGCCGTATCGTGAAGCGTCGATCGGCGCGTTGCTCGGCGCGATACTTTTCGAAGTCGCACGCTGGGGCTTCCGGCTGTTCGTGCAGAGCGGGCATACCTACCAGCAGATCTACGGCAAGGCACTGGCGGTGCTGCCGATCTTCCTGCTGTGGATCTACCTGTCCTGGGTCATCGTGATCCTGGGCGCGTCGATCGCGGCGTCGATCGCCTCGTTCGAATACCGCCCGGCGGCGAAGGCACTGCCGCGGGATGCCGAATTCCTGGGGCTGCTCACCGTGCTGTGGCATTTCGTGGCGGCACAGCGGGCGGGGCGCAGCACCGATCCGGCGCAAGTGCAGCTGATCGAGCCGGGCCTGCACGGTACGAACGTGGTGGCCTGTTTCGACGTGCTGCAGCGGGCCGGGCTGATCCAGCGCAGCGAGTCCGGCGGCTGGCTGCTGTCGCGCAGTCTGGATGGCGTGGACCTGCTGCATGTCTACAACTACTGCGACTATCGGTTGCCGCTGGAGCCGGCCAAGGAGGCGGCTGCCCTCGAGCTCGATCTGCCGGCTCCGTTGCTGGCGCTGCTGGAAGAGCTGGCCCAGACGCTGCGTGAAACGCTGGGCGCGCGGCTGGATCAGGCCTATCCTGCCGGCTGTTCACCGCATTCCGTCGAGGAGTCTGTCTGA
- a CDS encoding tetratricopeptide repeat protein: MSIAAPTDINQALQRMVTLLEAGDHAGAERFASLARRQFPVAHELIRLHAIALTHCQRIDEARMALNRAAELAPQSVEIQCNLASLSVQQGQPDAAIERLRATLRNHPGHPAVLHGLGTALMFAVRFEQAREAFAMATHGAPEHPGLRVNLAAAELELGHYTQAEKHAREALQLHPRMPPAHALLAHALRAQRRPRAAADAWLQAERLAPGNPEYPYEAGLMLDESGDLPSAMAAWRRALKAAPNLTPALSQLLFAHRRCCDWHDIDRLAAQVHKAVSDRRAGIGPFAFLAEDGNAATQALCATTHAAHVERSNARRRQQLGLGYPAPEVGTAIRTGFVADGFGEHATGLLLIALVEALAGNGLDVHLFATTADDGGPIRQRLAAAATLHDISGLTAMQAARRINDARIEVLFDLNGYCGHDNAELLSLRPAAVQVNWLAYPGTSGAPWMDYLLADSVVVPDTMRQHISEKLVRLPRCFQPNDPTRPLPEAPPRVACGLPESHTVFACFNNSYKLNPAAFARFMLILQQVPDSVLWLMQGPDGSVERLRKAAAALDMDPARLVFLPRLPHADYLAHYAHVDLFLDTLPYNAHTTASDALWTGCPVLTLRGDTFAGRVAASLLQHLGLPELITDDEESFIATAVQLGNNRLARTALRHYLSQQRKASPLFDMQGFAADFQRAVRWMSARYRIGRPPADHDF, translated from the coding sequence ATGAGCATCGCCGCCCCCACCGACATCAACCAGGCCCTGCAGCGGATGGTCACGTTGCTGGAGGCGGGTGACCATGCCGGCGCGGAACGCTTCGCCTCGCTGGCACGGCGACAATTCCCGGTGGCGCACGAACTGATCCGGCTGCACGCGATCGCGCTGACCCATTGCCAACGCATCGACGAAGCACGCATGGCACTGAACCGTGCCGCCGAACTGGCGCCACAGAGCGTCGAGATCCAGTGCAACCTCGCCTCGCTGTCCGTCCAGCAGGGCCAGCCCGATGCGGCGATCGAACGTTTGCGTGCCACGCTGCGCAACCATCCCGGTCACCCCGCAGTACTGCATGGCCTGGGCACCGCATTAATGTTTGCCGTCCGCTTCGAACAGGCCCGCGAGGCTTTTGCGATGGCCACCCACGGCGCCCCCGAACATCCCGGCCTGCGCGTCAATCTGGCGGCCGCCGAGCTTGAACTCGGCCACTACACACAAGCTGAGAAACATGCGCGCGAGGCGCTGCAGTTGCATCCCCGCATGCCCCCGGCCCATGCCTTGCTTGCGCATGCCCTGCGCGCCCAGCGCAGACCACGCGCGGCCGCCGATGCCTGGCTGCAGGCCGAACGCCTGGCACCGGGCAATCCGGAGTATCCCTACGAAGCCGGCCTGATGCTGGACGAATCCGGCGACCTGCCGAGTGCCATGGCCGCGTGGCGACGCGCACTCAAGGCCGCCCCGAACCTCACCCCGGCCTTGAGCCAGCTGTTGTTCGCGCACCGGCGCTGCTGCGACTGGCATGACATCGACCGCCTGGCCGCACAGGTGCACAAGGCGGTCAGTGACCGACGCGCAGGCATCGGCCCATTCGCCTTTCTGGCGGAGGACGGCAATGCCGCCACGCAAGCCCTCTGTGCAACGACCCATGCCGCGCACGTCGAGCGGAGCAACGCGCGGCGTCGCCAGCAGCTCGGCCTGGGTTATCCCGCGCCCGAAGTCGGCACGGCGATCCGCACCGGCTTCGTCGCCGACGGCTTTGGCGAACATGCCACCGGGCTGCTGCTGATCGCGCTGGTCGAGGCGCTTGCCGGCAACGGCCTGGATGTCCACCTGTTCGCCACCACCGCCGACGACGGCGGCCCGATCCGCCAACGCCTCGCGGCGGCGGCCACCCTGCACGACATCAGCGGACTGACCGCGATGCAGGCCGCTCGCCGCATCAACGACGCGCGGATCGAAGTGTTGTTCGACCTCAACGGCTACTGCGGACACGACAACGCCGAGCTGCTGTCGCTGCGCCCAGCTGCCGTGCAGGTCAACTGGCTAGCCTACCCGGGTACGTCGGGCGCGCCATGGATGGACTACCTGCTGGCCGACAGCGTCGTCGTACCCGACACTATGCGCCAGCACATCAGCGAGAAGCTGGTCCGCCTGCCGCGCTGCTTCCAGCCGAACGACCCGACCCGCCCGCTACCCGAAGCACCTCCACGCGTCGCCTGTGGCCTGCCCGAAAGCCATACCGTATTCGCCTGCTTCAACAACAGCTACAAGCTCAATCCCGCCGCGTTTGCCCGCTTCATGCTGATCCTGCAGCAGGTGCCGGACAGCGTGCTATGGCTCATGCAGGGGCCGGACGGCAGTGTGGAGCGCTTGCGCAAGGCAGCCGCAGCACTAGACATGGACCCCGCGCGGCTGGTGTTCCTGCCCCGCCTGCCGCATGCCGACTACCTGGCGCACTACGCCCACGTGGATCTATTTCTCGACACCCTGCCCTACAACGCGCACACCACCGCGTCGGACGCACTGTGGACCGGTTGCCCGGTGCTCACCCTGCGCGGCGACACCTTTGCCGGCCGCGTGGCGGCCAGCCTGCTGCAGCACCTGGGACTGCCCGAGCTGATCACCGACGACGAGGAAAGCTTCATCGCCACCGCCGTGCAGCTGGGCAACAACCGGCTGGCGCGGACCGCCTTGCGGCACTACCTGTCACAACAGCGCAAGGCCAGCCCGCTGTTCGACATGCAGGGCTTCGCAGCGGACTTCCAGCGTGCCGTGCGGTGGATGAGCGCCCGTTACCGTATCGGACGTCCGCCGGCCGACCACGACTTCTGA
- a CDS encoding DUF2069 domain-containing protein yields the protein MSTTRVGLVDRTGLVAWAGLALLQLAWYVWLFPPQHVPVWLALAITVVPLLLPLTALPNLRRALLWAGILSLFYFCHGVAEAWSAPHERIPALLEVALTLLLIGSLGAGVRRARH from the coding sequence ATGAGCACGACCCGCGTCGGCCTCGTCGACCGCACCGGCCTGGTTGCCTGGGCAGGACTCGCCCTGCTGCAGTTGGCGTGGTACGTGTGGCTGTTTCCGCCGCAGCATGTGCCGGTCTGGCTGGCCCTGGCCATCACCGTAGTTCCGCTGCTGCTGCCACTGACCGCACTGCCAAACCTCCGTCGCGCACTGTTGTGGGCCGGTATCCTCAGCCTGTTCTACTTCTGCCACGGCGTCGCCGAAGCCTGGAGCGCTCCGCACGAGCGCATACCGGCGTTGCTCGAAGTGGCGCTCACGCTGCTGCTGATCGGGTCGCTGGGCGCCGGGGTCCGCCGCGCACGTCATTGA
- a CDS encoding acylphosphatase: MTQAARFFVSGRVQGVFYRASTCEQARALSLTGYARNLADGRVEVLASGEAAALDALEHWLWQGPPAATVTAVAREPAEAPQALGFRTF, from the coding sequence ATGACCCAGGCTGCGCGCTTCTTCGTCAGTGGCCGGGTGCAGGGCGTGTTCTATCGCGCGAGTACGTGCGAACAGGCGCGCGCACTGAGTCTGACCGGCTACGCGCGCAATCTTGCCGACGGTCGGGTGGAAGTGCTGGCGAGCGGCGAAGCGGCAGCGCTCGATGCACTGGAGCACTGGCTGTGGCAGGGACCGCCGGCCGCGACGGTGACGGCAGTTGCGCGTGAGCCGGCTGAAGCGCCACAGGCTCTCGGTTTCCGCACGTTCTGA
- a CDS encoding cupin domain-containing protein, whose protein sequence is MSRPTALLKAADIAAMKAVARPHPLNPNALRLRKSLGSATGLSQLGVHLIEIPPGRDSSEYHRHLYEEEFVYVLQGQGTALIDEVTHAVAAGDFLGFARDGVAHVLTNTGDAPLVLLVAGQHLAQDICDYPHRRKRLYMHDEHGDLVDFDAIEPD, encoded by the coding sequence ATGTCCCGCCCAACCGCACTGCTGAAGGCTGCCGACATCGCCGCCATGAAGGCCGTCGCCCGGCCCCATCCGCTGAACCCGAACGCATTGCGCCTGCGCAAGTCGCTGGGCAGCGCCACCGGACTCAGCCAGCTCGGCGTGCACCTGATCGAAATCCCGCCCGGTCGCGACTCCAGCGAATACCATCGCCACCTGTACGAGGAAGAATTCGTCTACGTACTGCAGGGACAGGGTACGGCGCTGATCGACGAGGTCACTCATGCGGTGGCGGCCGGCGACTTCCTGGGCTTTGCCCGCGACGGTGTCGCGCACGTGCTGACCAATACTGGCGATGCGCCGCTGGTGTTGCTGGTCGCCGGACAGCATCTGGCACAGGACATCTGCGATTACCCGCACCGGCGCAAGCGCCTGTACATGCATGACGAACACGGCGACCTGGTGGATTTCGACGCCATCGAACCCGACTGA
- a CDS encoding tetratricopeptide repeat protein translates to MLSGGYKFKQLRHFAASGLVLLGVAGCASLPPVRPAPATLPAQQPLAHLTVATPDDAHNLTEQLLAGEMALARTDLKAAAQAYGKAMLLTSDPSVAEQAAALAVAVHDDAGARRALDRWQALGAKPAPLAQMRAQLALGEGRTAEAQHQLELLTASGDKDAWRDFGRVLLGSRDPAAAGRLLVALATPARLPADPKAWLAMSEMGDQLGRHAYARQIADAAVKRFHTAETYAWAAQLAFKAGDRKQAMTLFGKARAKDPKNIRLRLAYASLLQHNGDAAHAARVLEDGPQDTATYAMRAGLAARAHDSAALARVYDQLSHAPDEQRIHGAYLLGQLAEALGHPDAALKWYDQVADSDPHAFDADLRSAVLLQAQGKSAQAHDRLAQMQVDYLDDPPELRQAYEVDADLYMREQRYTQAIDAFSHALQVVPDDPGLLYGRGLAYAEAGKIDQAVADFRHLLKIKPGDVDASNALGFTLADADRDLPEATRLIEVARAAKPHDPSIADSWGWLQYRLGHLDQAAQVLRGAWQASHNPDIAAHLGEVLWKQGHRQQAHKLFDEAHKLDPHNATLQSALRRLHP, encoded by the coding sequence GTGCTGAGCGGTGGTTATAAGTTCAAGCAACTGCGGCATTTTGCGGCGAGTGGCCTGGTGTTGCTGGGGGTGGCCGGTTGCGCCTCGCTGCCACCGGTACGGCCGGCACCCGCGACACTGCCGGCGCAGCAGCCGCTGGCGCACCTTACCGTGGCGACGCCCGATGACGCCCATAACCTGACCGAGCAGCTCCTGGCTGGCGAGATGGCGCTGGCGCGCACCGATCTCAAGGCGGCTGCACAGGCCTACGGCAAGGCCATGCTGCTTACCAGCGACCCGAGCGTGGCCGAGCAGGCCGCGGCACTGGCTGTCGCCGTGCATGACGACGCCGGCGCGCGGCGCGCACTGGACCGCTGGCAGGCACTTGGTGCGAAGCCGGCGCCGCTGGCGCAGATGCGTGCCCAGCTGGCACTGGGCGAGGGGCGAACCGCCGAAGCGCAGCATCAGCTCGAGCTGCTTACCGCCAGCGGCGACAAGGATGCCTGGCGCGATTTCGGCCGGGTGCTGCTCGGTAGCCGCGATCCCGCCGCCGCCGGCCGGCTGCTGGTGGCGCTGGCCACGCCGGCGCGTCTGCCGGCCGACCCCAAGGCATGGCTGGCGATGAGCGAGATGGGCGACCAGTTGGGGCGGCATGCCTATGCGCGGCAGATCGCCGATGCGGCGGTGAAGCGCTTCCACACGGCGGAAACCTATGCCTGGGCGGCACAGCTGGCGTTCAAGGCCGGCGATCGCAAGCAGGCCATGACGCTCTTCGGAAAGGCCCGCGCGAAGGACCCGAAGAACATTCGACTGCGCCTGGCCTACGCTAGCCTGCTGCAGCACAACGGCGATGCGGCACACGCGGCCCGCGTGCTCGAGGATGGTCCACAGGACACGGCTACCTATGCCATGCGTGCCGGACTGGCGGCGCGCGCGCATGACTCCGCCGCACTGGCGCGGGTCTACGACCAGCTCAGCCACGCACCGGACGAACAACGGATCCACGGGGCCTACCTGCTCGGCCAGCTTGCCGAAGCGCTGGGACATCCGGATGCTGCCCTGAAATGGTATGACCAGGTGGCCGACAGCGATCCGCATGCATTCGACGCCGACCTGCGCAGCGCCGTGCTGCTGCAGGCCCAGGGCAAGTCGGCGCAGGCGCACGACCGACTCGCGCAGATGCAGGTGGACTACCTCGACGACCCGCCCGAGCTGCGCCAGGCCTACGAGGTGGATGCCGACCTGTATATGCGCGAGCAGCGCTACACCCAGGCCATCGACGCCTTCAGCCATGCGCTGCAGGTGGTGCCGGACGATCCGGGTCTGCTGTATGGACGCGGCCTGGCCTATGCCGAAGCGGGCAAGATCGATCAGGCGGTCGCCGACTTCCGCCACCTGCTGAAGATCAAACCGGGCGACGTGGACGCCAGCAACGCCCTGGGCTTCACCCTGGCCGATGCCGACCGCGACCTGCCCGAGGCGACAAGGCTGATCGAGGTGGCGCGTGCGGCCAAGCCGCATGATCCGTCGATCGCCGACTCGTGGGGCTGGCTGCAATATCGACTCGGCCATCTGGATCAGGCGGCCCAGGTGCTGCGTGGCGCGTGGCAGGCCAGCCACAACCCGGACATCGCGGCGCATCTTGGCGAAGTGCTGTGGAAGCAGGGACATCGCCAGCAGGCACACAAGCTGTTCGACGAGGCGCACAAGCTCGATCCGCACAACGCTACCCTGCAGAGCGCGCTGCGGCGGCTGCATCCATGA
- the lolB gene encoding lipoprotein insertase outer membrane protein LolB: protein MRRAWRWSIAALPLLLLVACAPRQLVRLPGNAAMLAQQQAREKQLAAVTHWTLRGRLGVSDGHHGGSGSLTWTQDGDRYAFELQGPALSGVDFRLVGGPDGATLNGVRGGPLHGPDAETLMQAALGWTVPLRDLRAWVLGLRADSGPASLRFGDNHLPSLLQQDGWTVDYRAWDSQRQPPLPTTIFASKPPYKVRLAVESWSIR, encoded by the coding sequence ATGAGGCGCGCATGGCGGTGGTCGATCGCGGCGCTGCCGCTGCTGCTGCTGGTCGCCTGTGCGCCGCGTCAGCTGGTGCGGCTGCCGGGCAATGCGGCCATGCTGGCGCAGCAGCAGGCGCGCGAAAAGCAGTTGGCGGCGGTGACCCACTGGACCTTGCGGGGGCGTCTTGGCGTATCCGACGGTCATCACGGCGGCAGCGGCAGCCTGACCTGGACCCAGGATGGCGACCGCTATGCCTTCGAGTTGCAGGGGCCGGCACTGAGCGGTGTCGATTTCCGCCTGGTCGGCGGTCCGGACGGTGCCACTCTCAATGGGGTGCGTGGCGGACCGCTGCACGGTCCCGACGCCGAGACCCTGATGCAGGCCGCGCTGGGCTGGACGGTGCCGTTGCGTGACCTGCGCGCGTGGGTGCTGGGTCTGCGCGCGGACAGTGGTCCGGCCAGCTTGCGCTTCGGCGACAACCATCTGCCCTCGCTGCTGCAGCAGGACGGCTGGACGGTGGACTACCGTGCCTGGGACAGCCAGCGTCAGCCGCCGCTGCCGACCACCATTTTCGCGTCCAAGCCGCCATACAAGGTGCGCCTGGCGGTGGAAAGCTGGAGCATCCGCTAG
- the prfA gene encoding peptide chain release factor 1 yields the protein MTPSIRRKLETLAERHEEVGLLLGQPDVLADNTRFRELSREYAQLEPVAGALREQALAEQELADARAMLDDPELGEMAADDVARLQAQLAALDERMQILLLPVDPRDEANLFLEVRAGTGGDEAALFAGDLFRMYARYAERRHWHVEILSENPGEHGGYKEIVARIEGKGAFSRLKFESGAHCVKRVPATESQGRIHTSTATVAVLPELDEIDDIEINPADLKIDTFRASGAGGQHVNKTDSAIRITHLPSGTVVECQDERSQHKNRARAMSLLKARLLDEAQSKQAAAQAQERRLQVGSGDRSQRIRTYRYKDNLVTDHRVGLNLHRLPEIMEGDLDELINALVREHQADELKSLAGS from the coding sequence ATGACGCCTTCCATCCGACGCAAGCTCGAAACCCTCGCCGAACGCCACGAAGAAGTCGGCCTGCTGCTGGGCCAACCCGACGTACTGGCCGACAACACCCGCTTCCGCGAGCTATCGCGCGAATACGCCCAGCTGGAACCCGTCGCCGGCGCCTTGCGCGAGCAGGCCCTGGCGGAGCAGGAGCTGGCCGATGCCCGCGCCATGCTGGACGACCCCGAGCTTGGCGAGATGGCCGCCGACGACGTGGCCCGGCTGCAGGCGCAGCTGGCAGCACTGGACGAGCGCATGCAGATCCTGCTGCTGCCGGTCGACCCGCGCGACGAGGCCAACCTGTTCCTCGAAGTGCGCGCCGGCACCGGCGGCGACGAAGCGGCGCTGTTCGCCGGCGACCTGTTCCGCATGTACGCACGCTATGCCGAGCGCCGGCACTGGCACGTGGAGATCCTCAGCGAGAACCCCGGCGAACATGGCGGCTACAAGGAGATCGTGGCGCGCATCGAAGGCAAGGGCGCGTTTTCGCGCCTGAAGTTCGAGTCCGGCGCGCACTGCGTCAAACGCGTGCCGGCCACCGAGTCGCAGGGCCGCATCCATACGTCCACCGCCACGGTAGCAGTGCTGCCGGAATTGGACGAGATCGACGACATCGAGATCAACCCGGCCGACCTCAAGATCGACACCTTCCGCGCCTCCGGCGCCGGCGGCCAGCACGTCAACAAGACCGACTCCGCCATCCGCATCACCCACCTGCCCAGTGGCACCGTGGTGGAGTGCCAGGACGAACGCAGCCAGCACAAGAACCGCGCCCGCGCGATGAGCCTGCTGAAGGCCCGCCTGCTCGACGAGGCGCAGTCAAAACAGGCCGCCGCGCAGGCACAGGAGCGTCGACTTCAGGTAGGCTCGGGCGACCGCAGCCAGCGTATCCGCACCTACCGCTACAAGGATAACCTCGTGACCGACCATCGGGTGGGGTTGAACCTGCACCGCTTGCCGGAAATCATGGAAGGCGACCTGGACGAACTGATCAACGCCCTGGTGCGGGAACACCAGGCTGACGAGCTGAAATCGCTGGCCGGCAGCTGA
- a CDS encoding TlpA disulfide reductase family protein, with protein sequence MKWYKASALAVFAFFAAAPSFAAMPLHPSLKVTTLKGANWSLAAQRGHWVIVNFWATWCVPCIKEMPDISSFVTSHPAVRAIGLAYDDSPLAKIRTFVAKHPVSYPVAQVTLDKSPKDFDPPLGLPTTYLIAPDGTVAKRFIGPVDGHILEAAIKASR encoded by the coding sequence ATGAAGTGGTACAAAGCATCGGCCCTGGCCGTATTCGCGTTCTTCGCCGCGGCACCGTCGTTCGCGGCCATGCCGCTGCATCCCTCGCTGAAGGTGACCACGCTGAAGGGCGCCAACTGGAGTCTTGCCGCGCAGCGCGGGCACTGGGTGATCGTGAATTTCTGGGCGACCTGGTGCGTACCATGCATCAAGGAGATGCCTGATATTTCGTCGTTCGTGACCTCGCACCCGGCGGTGCGCGCCATCGGCCTGGCCTATGACGACAGCCCGCTGGCCAAGATCCGCACCTTCGTCGCCAAGCACCCGGTCAGCTATCCGGTGGCGCAGGTGACGCTGGACAAGTCGCCGAAGGATTTCGACCCACCGCTCGGCCTGCCGACCACTTACCTGATCGCACCGGATGGCACCGTGGCCAAGCGCTTCATCGGCCCGGTCGACGGCCACATCCTGGAAGCGGCGATCAAAGCCTCCAGATGA
- the hemA gene encoding glutamyl-tRNA reductase codes for MPLIALGLNHLTAPVGLRELVAFDSGDTSQALDELAHEPGVEEAMILSTCNRTELYVSVADGAEQVPGDWLNRHHHLTPGKLDEFLYQHREDDAVRHMFRVATGLDSMVLGEPQILGQVKGAYQTARSAHALKAPMDRLLQHTFAVAKRVRTDTRIGAHTVSVAFTAVRLAEQVFTELEQACVLLIGAGDTIELAARHLVDKQVRRLIVANRTLENAQELASRHGGYAISLHDLPQHLAEADIVIASTASRQPVLTRAMVEQAVAARRRRPMFLVDIAVPRDIEPAVGELNDVFLYGIDDLRQVIDENRRSREAAAREADAIIDLQVERYMAWRRALTLKNPALDLRQHAERYRDEVLAKAQAMIARGKPADEALAFLANTLTNKLLHHPSARLREAALGGDLDLLHAAERLYGLDSEAESKDA; via the coding sequence ATGCCGCTGATCGCCCTCGGGCTCAACCACCTTACCGCGCCGGTCGGCCTGCGCGAACTGGTGGCGTTCGACAGCGGCGATACCAGCCAGGCGCTGGACGAACTGGCCCACGAGCCGGGCGTGGAAGAGGCGATGATCCTGTCCACCTGCAACCGCACCGAGCTGTACGTCAGCGTGGCGGATGGGGCGGAACAGGTTCCTGGCGACTGGCTCAACCGGCATCACCATCTGACCCCGGGCAAACTGGACGAGTTCCTTTACCAGCACCGCGAGGACGACGCCGTCCGCCACATGTTCCGCGTCGCCACCGGACTGGACTCGATGGTGCTGGGCGAACCGCAGATCCTCGGTCAGGTGAAGGGCGCTTACCAGACAGCGCGCAGCGCCCACGCGCTGAAGGCACCGATGGACCGGTTGCTGCAGCACACCTTCGCGGTCGCCAAACGTGTGCGTACCGACACCCGCATCGGCGCGCATACCGTGTCGGTGGCGTTCACCGCGGTGCGCCTGGCCGAACAGGTCTTCACCGAACTGGAGCAGGCCTGCGTGCTGCTGATCGGTGCCGGCGACACCATCGAGCTGGCCGCACGCCACCTGGTCGACAAACAGGTACGCCGGCTGATCGTGGCCAACCGCACGCTGGAGAACGCGCAGGAATTGGCCAGCCGGCATGGCGGCTACGCGATATCCCTGCACGACCTGCCGCAGCACCTGGCCGAGGCCGACATCGTGATTGCCTCGACCGCCTCGCGGCAGCCGGTGCTGACCCGGGCAATGGTCGAGCAGGCCGTGGCCGCGCGCCGCCGCCGCCCGATGTTCCTGGTCGACATTGCGGTACCGCGCGATATCGAGCCTGCGGTCGGCGAACTGAACGACGTGTTCCTGTATGGCATCGACGACCTGCGCCAGGTGATCGACGAGAACCGTCGTTCGCGCGAGGCCGCGGCGCGCGAGGCCGATGCCATCATCGACCTGCAGGTGGAGCGCTACATGGCCTGGCGCCGCGCGCTCACCCTGAAAAACCCTGCGCTGGACCTGCGCCAGCATGCCGAACGCTACCGTGATGAAGTGCTGGCCAAGGCGCAGGCGATGATCGCTCGCGGCAAGCCGGCCGACGAAGCCCTGGCCTTTCTCGCCAACACGCTCACCAACAAATTGCTGCATCACCCCAGCGCCCGCCTGCGCGAAGCGGCACTGGGCGGCGACCTCGACCTGCTGCACGCGGCCGAACGCCTGTACGGACTGGACAGCGAGGCCGAGTCGAAGGACGCATAG
- the wrbA gene encoding NAD(P)H:quinone oxidoreductase translates to MNDILVLYYSRTGHTAQLARLIARGVEEIPGMRARLRQVPPVAPVTEVAHPPEPEDGAPYVTRQDLQECSGLALGSPTRFGNMAAPLKYFLDSTGAEWASGTLVGKPAALFTSSSTQHGGQESTLLSMALPLLHHGMLLLGLPFTEAALSATRSGGTPYGASHVAGGKGENAISEHERELARALGRRLAETAHKLDPAA, encoded by the coding sequence ATGAACGACATCCTGGTCCTGTATTACAGCCGTACCGGCCACACCGCGCAGCTGGCTCGCCTGATCGCGCGCGGCGTCGAGGAAATCCCCGGCATGCGTGCACGCCTGCGCCAGGTGCCGCCGGTGGCCCCGGTGACCGAAGTGGCACATCCGCCCGAACCCGAAGACGGCGCGCCCTACGTCACCCGACAGGACCTGCAGGAGTGCAGCGGACTGGCCCTGGGCAGCCCGACCCGCTTCGGCAACATGGCCGCGCCACTCAAATACTTCCTGGACAGCACTGGCGCCGAGTGGGCCAGCGGCACGCTGGTCGGCAAACCGGCCGCGCTCTTCACCTCCAGCAGCACCCAGCATGGCGGGCAGGAATCGACGCTGCTCAGCATGGCGCTGCCGCTGCTCCACCACGGCATGCTGCTGCTCGGCCTGCCCTTCACCGAAGCAGCACTCAGCGCCACGCGTAGCGGCGGCACACCCTACGGCGCCAGCCATGTCGCTGGCGGCAAGGGCGAAAACGCGATCAGCGAACACGAACGCGAACTGGCCCGCGCACTCGGACGACGCCTGGCGGAAACCGCGCACAAGCTCGACCCGGCCGCATGA